The DNA region TGGGATAGGCATGAACACCATGTTGAGAAGCGAGGGTGTTGTAGCGATCGCCATCAATTTTGACAATTTGAATTTCATCAAGCATTTGTACACTGACTTGTTCTAAAACTTGACTCATCACTTGGCAAGGCCCACACCAAGTTGCATAAAAATCAATTAATACTGGTTTTTGAGAGTTTTCTAACATTTCTTGAAAACTAGCAAATTGTTTTTTTACAGCCATTATTTAAATGTCTCCCGGAGGCGTTATGGACGAAAA from [Leptolyngbya] sp. PCC 7376 includes:
- the trxA gene encoding thioredoxin, whose product is MAVKKQFASFQEMLENSQKPVLIDFYATWCGPCQVMSQVLEQVSVQMLDEIQIVKIDGDRYNTLASQHGVHAYPTIVLYKDNQIVFRVEGAVPAPQLMQQLRQAIRK